Within Equus przewalskii isolate Varuska chromosome 9, EquPr2, whole genome shotgun sequence, the genomic segment CAGCGTCAGCTCCAGATGCCAGAAAGACTCCTCTGGGACGTGCCGGGAGGCCAGAATGGAGAGAGAAGCTTGGCAATGCAATAGGTGGGACAGGAGACAGGAAAAGGCCTGACTTGGACCAGGGCACGGGATGGAAAAGAAGGAGTGAGCCAGAAAGAtttgggggcaggaggaagcagaCTTGGGGATCCCAGGGCTTTGTGGGGGTGGCAGGAAGGAAGGGGGCAAGGATAGCGCCCAGGGTTCTGACCCGATGAACTGGGTGGGACGGTGGGGTCATCCCTGGCTTGGTGGAAGATGCTGAGCTCAGCTGGGAGGTGGTCTAGCGTCAGGCGTCTGGAAGACATTCAGAAGTGAGGACTCCAGTCTAAGGCTCGGGAGAgagatctgggctggagatggagttTGGGATGCCACAGAGCATCAGTGACCCCCGGAGCTGCAGGAGCGAGGAGGCTCACCTGGCAAGAAGGTGGAGGATGGAGCCTCAAGGAAAACTGGCATTGAGAagtaaagggaaggaggaggaggagctgggagggcacagtcagagagggaggagaagctTCTAGGACACGGTCTACCATGCCATGGCCCTCAGGCTCCCCACAGACCGGCTCCCATCCAACTCTCAGCTGTCACTTTGCTAGGAGAGCTGCCtcggggggtgtgtgtgtgtgtgtgtgtgtgtgtgtgtgtgtgtatgggtgggtgggtggttaTCTCTTTAAACGGCTGCTGCGACAGACGGTTCTGGAACTCCTGCTGCCTCACAGAGACCcagtctcccttcccccacccctctgtGCTCTGTGTCTAAGAGGCCCTGGGAGTTGGGTGTAAGTCACTTAGgtaggtgtgtgtgggggtgggggtgggggtggggggagggcactggACAGGCCAAAGGAACATCCCACTGGGGGATGGACGTCTCTGGAAGACTGGGAAGTTCCTTGGGAGAAGGTCTCCAAGTCCCCAGTAGGAGCACCAGGGCACGGGGGAAGGAGGTCTTGGGTTTGGGAGGGACCTAAGCGAGGGGTCCCCAGGCAGAGGTGCTGGGGGACGGGCCTGGAGCACGGGAGGACCTGAGGGAAAGGGGTCTCCAGATCCCCAGAAGTAGGGGCCCCAGGCAGGGGTCTGGGATATGGAGGGACAAGAGGGAGGGGGTCTGAAGGAGCTGGGAGACGGACCTGGGGTCGGGAGGGGTGTTGGCTAATCCGGCACGTGTGGCCCCTCGGCAGCAGCCTCTCTGGATGGGGGTGAAGCGGAGTCTTCAGAGCGGGGGCACCTTGCTGGGCCTCTTGGGCAACGTCTTGACGATTCTCTCCACTGCCACCAACTACTGGAACCACTCCACTGGGGGCCACAGCGGCCTGTGGCAGGAGTGTAACGGCAGCCTCTGCTCCAACATCCCCTGCCAGAGTGAGGCCCCGCTCGCCCAGATGTCAGACCCCCACTGGACAGACAGGCCCTAGCACTGACCACAGCTGGCCCCATCTCCTGACACAACCGCTGGGCACATCCTGCGgtgcccccactcccacccattCCACTCCAGTCTCAGATCCTCCTGCCGCGACATTAACAGCCCCTCATGACACAGTTTTCAAGCCCCGATGCAAACCTCTGACTCTGCTCCCAGTCCTGCACCGGCGGGTGTGTTGGGGCGGGGGTCGGGGGGGTCGGGACGGAGCCAGCGTGGGGCTGATGCGGCCCGCTCTCCCCAGCCATGCTGGCAGTGACTGGGGCGTGCATGGTGCTGGCCGCCGGCTGCGGCATCGTGGGGTTGGTGATGGGGCTGCGGATTCTGTGCCAGGAGGGCAACTCGCGGGGCCAGACCACGAGCGCCATCTTCTTCCTCTGCGGTGAGAGGCAGCGGGCCCCCAGGCATAGGGGGTTGGAGGGACCGGGACCCAGGGGTCGCGGCTGGAGGCACTGGAGACCCAGAGGAGGGGGCGGAGCTGGAAAAGCAGGGCCAGGGGCGGTGCTGGGACGATGGGCGTGGAGTGGCGGAGCAGGGACTGGGAGGGGGAGGCGGAGGCGTGGCCTGGTGGAGCAGGGACCTGCCGGGCCAGAAGGGAGCGTGGCTAGGGGCAGTGGGCGCGGTCTGCGTGGGGCCTGGTTGCAGCCCCCGGGCCAAGCTCACCTGGCGGGTGGGGCGACCCAGGCCTGCTGCTGCTGATCGCCTTGACAGGCTACACGGTGAAGAACGCGTGGAAAAACGACATCATCTTCTCCTGGTCCTATTTTTTGGGGTGGCTGGCCTTACCCTTCTCTGTTCTTGCGGGTAACCTGGACAGTGGGAAGAGGGTGGACAAAACTGCCTAGAGGACCCCCCTTCCCCGCAGAGACTCCCCAGCCCCCTACCAGGAAACCCCACAGTGACCCTCTAGGAACTCCCCAACACAGTCCTCTCCTGACTCCTGCAGACCCCGCAGAGATGCCCTTGAACCCCAAAGCCCAGTCCCCGGGGCCCTCCTGGTCATCCGCCCCAGGACCCACCCTCCTCCACCCGCCCTCCGCTTACCCCCCGCCAGGCTTCTGCTTTCTGCTGGCGGATATGATCGTGCAGGGCACGGATGCCATCAGTGGATTCCCCGTGTGCTTGTGACCGCAGCCTGCCTGGGGCAGAATAAAGGACGCGCTTCCGCCGCCGCAGCTCCGAGTGTCTTTCTGGGGACGTGAGGACGCGGGCACGGGCGACATGAACGGACGTGGGAACATGTACATGAACAGGGACTCGGGCACAGGGGTAcatggaggctcagggaggaagAACATAGGATATGAACCTATAGGGAACGTGGGGCcatgggcggggggggggggggggcgggcacgGGCAAGGAAACACGAGCATGGAGTGGACAAGGGACACGGATTTGGAGGGGAACGGGGACACGAGGGGAGTGGGGTCAGGAGGGGACATGTGCACATAGAAGGGATGTAGGGACACAGATATGAGGGAAAGTGGAGACACGGACAAGGGAGGACAGATATGGAGGGAGGTAGAGGCGTGATCATGGGACAAGGAACGTGGAGAAAATGGGGGGACACGGACACAGGAGGACTCAGAGGCGTGGGGACACGGGCACTGCGTCTTGGAGCGGCGAGGAGGAGGTAGGGAACTGGAGGAGCGGATAGGTCCGAGGGCGTTGGGAAAGGTCCAGGACAACCGGGAGCAGCTCCACTCCGGCGCCGCTTCCTTCCCCCGCCCGACCTTTCCCCTAGTTCGGGGTCACGCCCCCTTCACAAAGCCCGCTTCCCCTTTCCCCCGGGTCCCGCCTCTCTCCCCGGGATCCGCTCCCCATTGGTCTGCAACGGTTTGCCACACCTCCCTCCCTTCCGGCCTTCCGATTGGTCCTCTCTCGGGGCGGAGGCGGGCATTGCAGCGGTTGACTGGCTGGCGGCGTGCCGCGCAGGCGCAGAGAAGGACGGCGCCTGGGTGTCTGGACCCCGAGGCCGAGGCTGCGGACCGACCCGGCGAGGTGGCTGCGGCAGGAAGATGGCGGGGCTGCGCGCGCTCGTGGCTGTCAAGAGGGTGATCGACTTCGCCGTGAAGGTGACCgggccccctcccacctccctgtgtCCCGCGGCCGTGTGCGTCCAGGGTCACGAGCGCACACCGCATGCGGGGGTGTCTCCTCGTAACCTCTGATCTCTGTCGCTCTTCCCCCAAACATCAAAGTCACACCTGAGGGCAAAGGTCAAGGACTGAGAGTCTGCCCGCCTATCCCTCCTCACTCACACCCCGCCCCTCTGGAGTCATGGCCTCGTTCCCTCTCCCTAGTTCTGGACTCACTCTCTGGATCACTGGTGCAGGGCGAGTTACCTTCGCTATTTCTTACCTGCTGGGGGAGTCGTGGTCCCTGTTTAATAcacggagaaactgaggcacagaggggccactcagctgggaaggggcagagccGAGATTCCTATCCAGGTTCCTCTGACTCCTCCCTGCGAGTGCTTTGCACGCAAGCCGAGCTTTCACCTACTGGGCTGCATTGCACACTGTTGACTCCGCATAGGAACCAGCTATAAGGGAGGTCAGACAAGGCACTGCGGGAGCCCAGAGCCGTCTTTCATCCTATATAGATAGCCATAGGGTGAGCCAGGAGGCTTTAGCTAGAAAGGGACGGAGGCGTGGTTGCTAGAGATGAAAGCCAGTCTGATTGAGTTGGTGGACTGGTTCATGTGCTCCATGAGAAGGGTTGGGGACAGTGTCTCCGTGGCCTGGCTTGTCCCCGGAGAGAAGCTGGTCTGGACAGAGGTGAATCAGACACAGTCCCTCCACTTTCTCCCAATACTTACACCAGACAAGGTGGTGACTGTCTATCCATGTCTGTCCCCCATCAAACTGGGAGCCCACCTCCGTGTCCCCAGCCTTGCCCAGCAAGGGGCCTGGCATGCCCCGAGGCTTTGGGGTGGATGAATCCAGGGCTAGGAAGTTGATGCTGCTACTGCCCCTGCCGGCCTGCGGGGGTGGGATGAGGAGGAGGGCCCAGGAGCCAGACCCGGGCAGGAAAACTTCAGTGATCGATAACAGGTCTCCTTGAGTGGGTCCTCACTGTGCACCAGGCAGCCATCTAAGTCCTTGACAGAGATGAGCCCATTCAGTCCTTTCAATACCCTCTAGATATTAGTAATCCTGatggacagatgaggaaactgaggcccgaggaGGGTCTTTTACCTGCCAGATCACCCAGTGAGGCCACGAGAGTCAGGATTGAAACGCACTCGAGTCCTGCTCTGGTCTCTGTGCCCCTCGCATCTCCACTCAACAGCCACTTGCCTCCTGACAGCTCTGGCGGGCGTATGGCAGGGCTGTGGGCTCCAGCCTTTTGGACACGTGCTCGTCTTGGGGTCCTGGGACCCAACTCTCCTGGTTGCCTCCCGCCTCCGACTTTTCCTTTGGGCTCCAGAGCCCCTGGGCCTCCCTCTGCCCtagccctggcccctggcctgaGATGTCTGGGGTGGTATCTGTTTCTCCCACCAGGTAGGCCCGTGTTCGACTCGGCTCTGGGTCCCAGCATTGCCCAGCGGGGGGCCTGGCACATGGGTGCCTCAGGGAGCATGAACGTGTCCTTTATGAGCTCCTATCTTGTCCCCAGGTTTCGGtgctgcctgcccctcccacagGGCCCCAGGGTGCCCTCTGTTACATCCTGTCCCACTGGTTGTGTCTGTGGACATCCCTTTCTCAACAACCAAATATTCAAACACTGCCAACCACCTAATCACCAGGCCAGGCCCGTGGCagcacctgcccctcctcccctcactgcCCACCACCTGTCCTTCCTcagccccctgcctcctgccctctcctctctctgccctgtcccctcttctccatcctcatGGCCCCAACTGTTCAGgcctcatctctccctcctggACTCTCGCCCTAGTCTCCTCCCTACCTTTCAGTCTCTCCCCTTCCAGTCCGACCCCTCCC encodes:
- the CLDND2 gene encoding claudin domain-containing protein 2 isoform X1; the protein is MGVKRSLQSGGTLLGLLGNVLTILSTATNYWNHSTGGHSGLWQECNGSLCSNIPCQTMLAVTGACMVLAAGCGIVGLVMGLRILCQEGNSRGQTTSAIFFLCGLLLLIALTGYTVKNAWKNDIIFSWSYFLGWLALPFSVLAGFCFLLADMIVQGTDAISGFPVCL
- the CLDND2 gene encoding claudin domain-containing protein 2 isoform X2, whose product is MGVKRSLQSGGTLLGLLGNVLTILSTATNYWNHSTGGHSGLWQECNGSLCSNIPCQTMLAVTGACMVLAAGCGIVGLVMGLRILCQEGNSRGQTTSAIFFLCGYTVKNAWKNDIIFSWSYFLGWLALPFSVLAGFCFLLADMIVQGTDAISGFPVCL